Proteins encoded by one window of Chanos chanos chromosome 7, fChaCha1.1, whole genome shotgun sequence:
- the poglut1 gene encoding protein O-glucosyltransferase 1, with product MEPLWLLVPLLLLNGIEFGVAEKGNRWQKYLDKITKATQNYKPCDQQNCSCHLNVLKKDLAPFRGGISEELMSSTVRRGVGTHYQIIAHKLYRDQNCMFPARCSGVEHFILGLIDRLPDMEMVINVRDYPQIPEWVQPVLPVLSFSKTSDYQDIMYPAWTFWEGGPAVWPIYPTGLGRWDLMREDLRKSAARWPWKKKTSRGFFRGSRTSPERDPLILLSREEPALVDAEYTKNQAWRSEKDTLGRPPAKEIPLVDHCEYKYLFNFRGVAASFRFKHLFLCGSLVFHVGEEWLEFFYPQLKPWVHYIPVRQDLADLRELLQFVKENDDIAESIAQRGQRFIQDHLRMEDVSCYWERLLTDFSLLLKYKPKRKSNYNQVVHRPSRTEL from the exons atggaacCGTTATGGTTGCTGGTGCCGCTTTTGCTGCTTAATGGGATAGAGTTCGGAGTTGCAGAAAAAG GCAACCGCTGGCAGAAATATCTGgataaaataacaaaagccaCTCAGAACTACAAGCCATGTGACCAACAAAACTGCAGCTGTCATCTCAA tgtcctAAAGAAAGACCTGGCTCCGTTCAGAGGCGGGATATCGGAGGAGTTAATGAGTAGCACAGTGCGACGTGGTGTCGGAACCCATTATCAGATTATAGCACAcaagctttacagagatcaaaACTGCATGTTCCCTGCGAG ATGCAGCGGAGTGGAGCACTTCATCCTTGGGCTGATTGACAGATTGCCAGATATGGAGATGGTGATTAATGTGCGGGACTATCCTCAGATCCCTGAGTGGGTTCAGCCAGTGCTGCCTGTCTTGTCTTTCAGTAAG accTCTGACTACCAGGACATTATGTACCCGGCCTGGACGTTCTGGGAGGGGGGTCCTGCTGTGTGGCCCATTTACCCGACCGGACTGGGCCGCTGGGACCTCATGAGAGAGGACTTGAGAAA GTCGGCGGCTCGTTGGCCGTGGAAGAAGAAGACCTCCAGAGGGTTCTTCAGAGGGTCCAG AACCAGTCCGGAGAGAGACCCCCTCATCCTGCTGTCCAGAGAGGAGCCAGCGCTGGTGGATGCAGAGTACACTAAGAATCAGGCCTGGAGATCTGAGAAG GACACGTTGGGTCGTCCCCCTGCCAAAGAGATCCCGCTGGTCGATCACTGTGAATACAA atacctttttaattttcgcGGAGTGGCGGCGAGTTTCCGCTTCAagcatctctttctctgcggCTCTCTGGTCTTTCACGTGGGGGAGGAGTGGTTAGAGTTTTTCTATCCTCAGCTGAAGCCCTGGGTTCACTACATCCCAGTCCGACAGGATCTGGCCGACCTCAG agagTTGCTGCAGTTTGTGAAGGAAAACGATGACATCGCAGAGAGCATTGCtcaaag ggGTCAGAGGTTCATCCAGGACCACCTGCGCATGGAGGACGTCTCGTGTTACTGGGAGAGACTTCTCACCGACTTCAGCTTGCTGCTCAAGTACAAGCCAAAACGGAAATCCAACTATAACCAGGTCGTCCACAGACCCAGCAGAACTGAGCTTTGA
- the timmdc1 gene encoding complex I assembly factor TIMMDC1, mitochondrial encodes MPPQSPPPPSHSCRETSSPSSLRGLHVSPLRGLFGLPLPSMFFPRVYAADGVPPQPHAVPLPENRGKPEFPDTGWERLRDVFDIRERQVYPEELRNILKSGLTAAVAGLLYGGLPAARHARQRYIQVSQAEIYQSRVDAVRSAHNAAIRGFVRYGWRWSWRVAVFVTVFNTVSTGLSVYTDENALSHFAVAGAVTGGLFRLNLGLGGLVAGTLIGAALGVPAGALIIALQKQAGETMRERRRRERRELYELKVAEWNARLQLTDELIGEISIAGPDRDPNADLQRIQELLNQPRNEGVAKDSPGR; translated from the exons ATGCCTCCCcagtctcctcctcccccctcacacTCATGTCGGGAGACAAGTTCGCCGTCCTCTCTCAGAGGGCTTCACGTCAGTCCACTGAGGGGTCTTTTCGGGCTTCCTCTTCCCTCTATGTTCTTCCCGCGGGTGTACGCGGCTGACGGCGTCCCTCCTCAACCACACGCCGTGCCTTTACCTGAGAACAGGGGCAAGCCCGAGTTTCCAGACACAGGCTGGGAACGCCTCAGAGACGTGTTTGACATTAG agagaggcaggttTATCCAGAGGAGCTGAGGAACATTCTGAAGAGTGGGCTCACAGCTGCTGTCGCGGGTTTACTCTACGGGGGTTTGCCCGCCGCCCGACACGCCAGACAGAGATACATCCAGGTCAGCCAGGCCGAGATCTACCAGAGCCGGGTGGACGCAgtg CGTTCGGCCCATAACGCAGCCATCCGAGGGTTCGTGAGGTACGGCTGGAGGTGGAGCTGGCGAGTGGCGGTGTTTGTCACCGTTTTCAA cACTGTGAGTACGGGACTGTCTGTATACACCGATGAAAACGCGCTGAGTCATTTCGCTGTCGCGGGAG CGGTGACTGGGGGCCTGTTCAGGCTGAATTTGGGCTTGGGGGGGCTGGTGGCAGGCACACTCATTGGAGCAGCTCTGGG GGTGCCAGCTGGAGCTCTGATCATTGCCTTGCAGAAGCAGGCGGGAGAGACCATGCGTGAGAGGAGGAGGCGAGAACGCAGGGAGCTCTATGAGCTTAAAGTGGCAGAATG GAACGCCCGACTACAGCTGACGGATGAGCTGATTGGTGAGATTAGCATCGCAGGACCCGACAGAGACCCTAATGCCGACCTTCAGAGAATCCAGGAACTGCTCAACCAACCCAGGAACGAGGGCGTGGCCAAAGACTCCCCCGGCCGATGA
- the LOC115816932 gene encoding glycerol kinase isoform X1 — MNSTMAASSNRIMLGPLVAAIDQGTSSTRFLVFNARTAELLSHHQVEIKQSFPKEGWVEEDPKEILQSVYECMDRTCEKLTQLNIDISNIKAIGVTNQRETTLVWDKETGEPLYNAIVWLDLRTQSTVERLINKTPGRNKNHLKHKTGLPISTYFSAVKLRWLMDNVTEVHEAVLSHRAMFGTVDSWLIWCLTGGKKGGVHCTDVTNASRTMLFNIHTMDWDPDLCKYFDIPMEILPKVRSSSEIYGLMKSGSLTGVPISGCLGDQSAALVGQMCFQDGQAKNTYGTGCFLLRNTGSKPVMSDHGLLTTVAYKLGRDKPPCYALEGSVAIAGAVVRWLKDNLGIIQTSSELEKLAAGVGTSYGCYFVPAFSGLYAPYWEPSARGIICGLTQFTNRSHLAFAALEAVCFQTREILDAMNQDSGIPLNQLQVDGGMTSNRLLMQLQADILCIPVVKPSMPETTALGAAMAAGAAEGVSVWSLNPEDLTEVTSEKFEPQINPEESEFRYARWKKAVQRAMNWETTEPICNGNEETSIFSSVPLGFYILGSMLMLIGAKYIAGHKHI, encoded by the exons ATGAACAGTACAATGGCCGCATCGTCGAACAGAATCATGCTGGGCCCCCTCGTCGCCGCCATCGATCAGGGCACAAGCTCGACGCGTTTTCTG GTTTTCAACGCCAGAACTGCAGAGCTCCTCAGCCACCATCAAGTAGAGATCAAACAGAGTTTCCCTAAGGAGgg CTGGGTGGAAGAGGACCCTAAGGAAATTCTGCAGTCCGTGTATGAATGCATGGACAGAACCTGCGAGAAACTAACCCAGCTCAACATCGACATCTCCAACATCAAAG CCATTGGcgtgaccaatcagagagagacgACGCTCGTTTGGgataaagaaacaggagagCCTCTGTACAATGCTATTG TGTGGCTGGATTTGCGGACACAGTCCACCGTGGAACGACTCATCAACAAAACGCCGGGAAGGAACAAAAACCACCTGAAG CATAAGACGGGCCTTCCCATCAGTACGTATTTCAGTGCGGTGAAGCTGCGTTGGCTGATGGATAATGTGACTGAGGTGCATGAGGCTGTGTTGTCCCACAGGGCCATGTTTGGCACAGTGGACTCCTGGCTCATCTGG tgTCTAACTGGGGGGAAGAAAGGAGGTGTGCACTGTACTGATGTGACTAATGCCAGCAGGACAATGCTCTTCAACATTCACACAATGGACTGGGATCCTGACCTCTGCAA GTATTTCGATATTCCCATGGAGATTTTGCCAAAAGTGAGGAGTTCCTCAGAAATCTACGGCCTGATG AAATCTGGTTCTCTCACTGGAGTGCCCATATCAGGA TGTCTCGGAGATCAGTCAGCAGCACTGGTAGGACAGATGTGCTTTCAGGATGGCCAAGCCAAAAACAC GTATGGAACCGGCTGTTTCCTGCTTAGAAACACTGGAAGCAAG CCAGTGATGTCAGATCACGGCCTCCTGACCACGGTCGCGTACAAACTGGGCAGAGACAAGCCGCCCTGCTACGCTCTGGAG ggtTCAGTAGCCATAGCAGGAGCGGTCGTCCGCTGGTTGAAGGATAACCTTGGAATCATCCAGACTTCTTCAGAACTTG AGAAACTGGCCGCGGGCGTCGGCACATCGTACGGCTGCTATTTCGTCCCGGCGTTCTCTGGGTTGTACGCCCCCTACTGGGAGCCTAGCGCCAGAGG AATCATCTGCGGTTTGACTCAGTTCACGAACAGGAGTCACCTGGCCTTCGCCGCTCTGGAGGCTGTTTGCTTTCAAACACGAGAG ATCTTGGACGCGATGAATCAAGACAGCGGCATCCCCCTGAACCAGCTGCAGGTGGACGGAGGCATGACCTCCAACCGCCTCCTCATGCAGCTCCAGGCCGACATCCTGTGCATCCCCGTGG TGAAGCCGTCCATGCCCGAGACAACGGCTCTCGGCGCCGCCATGGCAGCGGGCGCGGCCGAGGGGGTCAGCGTTTGGAGCCTGAACCCCGAGGACCTCACAGAGGTCACCTCCGAAAAGTTTGAGCCTCAGATCAACCCAGAAG AGAGCGAGTTCCGCTACGCGCGGTGGAAAAAAGCCGTTCAGAGAGCCATGAACTGGGAGACCACCGAACCCATCTGCAATGGAAACG AGGAAACTAGTATCTTCAGTAGTGTCCCCTTGGGATTTTACATTCTTGGTAGCATGTTAATGTTAATCGGAGCAAAGTACATcgcag gccacaaacacatttga
- the LOC115816932 gene encoding glycerol kinase isoform X2 — MNSTMAASSNRIMLGPLVAAIDQGTSSTRFLVFNARTAELLSHHQVEIKQSFPKEGWVEEDPKEILQSVYECMDRTCEKLTQLNIDISNIKAIGVTNQRETTLVWDKETGEPLYNAIVWLDLRTQSTVERLINKTPGRNKNHLKHKTGLPISTYFSAVKLRWLMDNVTEVHEAVLSHRAMFGTVDSWLIWCLTGGKKGGVHCTDVTNASRTMLFNIHTMDWDPDLCKYFDIPMEILPKVRSSSEIYGLMKICSSLKSGSLTGVPISGCLGDQSAALVGQMCFQDGQAKNTYGTGCFLLRNTGSKPVMSDHGLLTTVAYKLGRDKPPCYALEGSVAIAGAVVRWLKDNLGIIQTSSELEKLAAGVGTSYGCYFVPAFSGLYAPYWEPSARGIICGLTQFTNRSHLAFAALEAVCFQTREILDAMNQDSGIPLNQLQVDGGMTSNRLLMQLQADILCIPVVKPSMPETTALGAAMAAGAAEGVSVWSLNPEDLTEVTSEKFEPQINPEESEFRYARWKKAVQRAMNWETTEPICNGNEETSIFSSVPLGFYILGSMLMLIGAKYIAGHKHI; from the exons ATGAACAGTACAATGGCCGCATCGTCGAACAGAATCATGCTGGGCCCCCTCGTCGCCGCCATCGATCAGGGCACAAGCTCGACGCGTTTTCTG GTTTTCAACGCCAGAACTGCAGAGCTCCTCAGCCACCATCAAGTAGAGATCAAACAGAGTTTCCCTAAGGAGgg CTGGGTGGAAGAGGACCCTAAGGAAATTCTGCAGTCCGTGTATGAATGCATGGACAGAACCTGCGAGAAACTAACCCAGCTCAACATCGACATCTCCAACATCAAAG CCATTGGcgtgaccaatcagagagagacgACGCTCGTTTGGgataaagaaacaggagagCCTCTGTACAATGCTATTG TGTGGCTGGATTTGCGGACACAGTCCACCGTGGAACGACTCATCAACAAAACGCCGGGAAGGAACAAAAACCACCTGAAG CATAAGACGGGCCTTCCCATCAGTACGTATTTCAGTGCGGTGAAGCTGCGTTGGCTGATGGATAATGTGACTGAGGTGCATGAGGCTGTGTTGTCCCACAGGGCCATGTTTGGCACAGTGGACTCCTGGCTCATCTGG tgTCTAACTGGGGGGAAGAAAGGAGGTGTGCACTGTACTGATGTGACTAATGCCAGCAGGACAATGCTCTTCAACATTCACACAATGGACTGGGATCCTGACCTCTGCAA GTATTTCGATATTCCCATGGAGATTTTGCCAAAAGTGAGGAGTTCCTCAGAAATCTACGGCCTGATG AAAATTTGTTCTAGTCTG AAATCTGGTTCTCTCACTGGAGTGCCCATATCAGGA TGTCTCGGAGATCAGTCAGCAGCACTGGTAGGACAGATGTGCTTTCAGGATGGCCAAGCCAAAAACAC GTATGGAACCGGCTGTTTCCTGCTTAGAAACACTGGAAGCAAG CCAGTGATGTCAGATCACGGCCTCCTGACCACGGTCGCGTACAAACTGGGCAGAGACAAGCCGCCCTGCTACGCTCTGGAG ggtTCAGTAGCCATAGCAGGAGCGGTCGTCCGCTGGTTGAAGGATAACCTTGGAATCATCCAGACTTCTTCAGAACTTG AGAAACTGGCCGCGGGCGTCGGCACATCGTACGGCTGCTATTTCGTCCCGGCGTTCTCTGGGTTGTACGCCCCCTACTGGGAGCCTAGCGCCAGAGG AATCATCTGCGGTTTGACTCAGTTCACGAACAGGAGTCACCTGGCCTTCGCCGCTCTGGAGGCTGTTTGCTTTCAAACACGAGAG ATCTTGGACGCGATGAATCAAGACAGCGGCATCCCCCTGAACCAGCTGCAGGTGGACGGAGGCATGACCTCCAACCGCCTCCTCATGCAGCTCCAGGCCGACATCCTGTGCATCCCCGTGG TGAAGCCGTCCATGCCCGAGACAACGGCTCTCGGCGCCGCCATGGCAGCGGGCGCGGCCGAGGGGGTCAGCGTTTGGAGCCTGAACCCCGAGGACCTCACAGAGGTCACCTCCGAAAAGTTTGAGCCTCAGATCAACCCAGAAG AGAGCGAGTTCCGCTACGCGCGGTGGAAAAAAGCCGTTCAGAGAGCCATGAACTGGGAGACCACCGAACCCATCTGCAATGGAAACG AGGAAACTAGTATCTTCAGTAGTGTCCCCTTGGGATTTTACATTCTTGGTAGCATGTTAATGTTAATCGGAGCAAAGTACATcgcag gccacaaacacatttga